The DNA window AAGCGGCTGGTGCGTGAACGAGCAGGACGAGCCGATCCGCAACGTTCACAGACAACACAGCGACCGGTACGAGGCGGCCGGTATCAGGCGGGGCGTGCTGCGTGCGCTGCTCGTCAAAGCTGGACTCGTGTAGGCGTCTCGCCCGTACCCAGCTCCGCGCGAGACCGCCACCCCACTGGCTCAACCTCGGAGTCCTTCATCCGGACGCGAGGGACGACCGCTCAGTTGCGTGGCATGGGCAAACCAAGGGGTCGAACACCAAAAGTTCCCTCCGCAGTCACCCGACCGACCCACGGCCGGCGGTGAACCCATGCGAAAGTCGTCAGTTGGTGGGCCTGCTCTTGCTGGCGATCTGCCCACGGCTGTCCAGCAGTCCCGCATGACTGCGCAAACTGTGGCCGACGACGCCAGCAGCCTGTGCACACGCAGTTGAGTCCCGCTACGGTCGCGGCATGCAAGCCATTCCTGAGGGACTGCTGTCGGCGGTTGCTGACCGGTACGGCGTCGTGGCCGGGAGTGCCGAGGCGCTGGGCGGCGGGTCTGCATCCAAGGTCTGGCGGCTGGACTCTGTTCCGCCAGTCGTGGTGCGAGTGTCGCAGTACTACCAACTGAAGGACTTGCAGCGCTCGTGCAGGGTCGCCGACGAGTTCTCCCGCACGATCCCGGAGGCGATCCGGCCGCTCGTCGGGACCGACGGCGAGCCGGCCTTCCTCTGGGATGGACAGCCGGTCACGGTCTGGCCGTTCGTGGATGGCCTGCCCTTGGACAGGCAAGACCTCACTCAGCTTCGGCAGGCGGCTCGCCTCTTGGGGCGGCTGCACAAAGCGGCGCTGGAGTGCTCCGGCCTCGGTGATGGACAAGCCCCGGATCGCGACGACTCCGAGGCTGCGCGACTTCTCCCGGATGCTGAGTTGGATGAGTGGCTGCGATCCTGGCATGACAACCAAGCCGCCGAAGAGCAGATCGGCTGGATGCACAGAGACTTCTTTCCGGGCAACATCCTCTGCCGGCAGGGGGAGATCGTCGGCTTGGTTGATTGGGACGAAGTTGAGTGGGGGCCGCTGATCGCCGAACTGGCAATAGCGGTTTGGCAGTTCGGGAAGTCGCCACCTGGCGACACCCTCCTGCTGGATCG is part of the Tenggerimyces flavus genome and encodes:
- a CDS encoding phosphotransferase enzyme family protein; protein product: MQAIPEGLLSAVADRYGVVAGSAEALGGGSASKVWRLDSVPPVVVRVSQYYQLKDLQRSCRVADEFSRTIPEAIRPLVGTDGEPAFLWDGQPVTVWPFVDGLPLDRQDLTQLRQAARLLGRLHKAALECSGLGDGQAPDRDDSEAARLLPDAELDEWLRSWHDNQAAEEQIGWMHRDFFPGNILCRQGEIVGLVDWDEVEWGPLIAELAIAVWQFGKSPPGDTLLLDRALEFLTAYRQAGGPVQPSNSLIPLMRERLRRDIAFWRRVKAADPVEDEAKVSAFVSLRRVLLSL